The segment GGAGTTACGTATTTCAGCATGAGTGGCGCGAAGCAAGTCCGAGCGGATCTCCGATGAATCCCCGATAAATCGGGATGCAAGCACCTACAGTTGGCTGCGTAAGTCCTGAAAAACTGAAATTTCAATCCGATCACGCGGAAAAAAGGGGCAAAGATTTAAGGGGCTACTGAGCCTTCACACAACGGAACCCGGTGTCGAAGTACGCTTTCAAAGGCTCCTTCGAGCTGCGATTAGTGACGCGCTGGTCTGTCCAAACGTCGTACCACGATCCACCGCGCAACACGCGATTTGATTTGACCTCTGTGAAATTGCTTATAACCCAATCCAGACCATTCGCCCCGGCAAACGGATTCTCACGCGGTGAAGTAGAATAGAAATCCGCATTGTACTCATCGAGACACCATTCCCACACATTGCCCGCCATGTCATACAGGCCGTACCCGTTCGGCGGATATTCACCCACCTTTGCCGTATCACCGGTTGTCCGGGTGTTATCACCAGCCGCCCTAGCGATGTGCACCTGATCGTAATCAAATTCATCGCCCCAAGAAAACTTTTTGCCCGACAACCCACCCCGTGCGGCATACTCCCACTCCGCCTCCGTTGGCAGCCGCTTCCCTTGCCACTGTGCATAAGCCATCGCGGCATACCAACTCACATGCACCACAGGGTGCCTCGTTTTCCCGGTGGGATAGGCATTCCCCTGCCAGTCTTTCAGGTAATTTCTATCGTAGAATCGCTCATCAATTTTATCCTTTTGCCAACTTGGGTTAGCACGTACGAACTGCTGATACTCTAAGTTGGTTACCTCGTGTTGGTCCATAAAGAACGCATTGACGTAGACGGTGTGCGCCGGCTGTTCATCGTCCATTCTAGTGAACCTTGCAAGCCACGGGTCGTCGGTACCCATCAGAAATTCGCCTGCGGGAATCGACACCATCCCCTCCGGCGCAATAGGCTCTAAGGGAGGAAGAATCTCGATACTGATTTTGGAACTTTCAACCGCTTCGTTTACACCGTCACTGACATGAACAAGGACAGTAGCGTTCGTTGCCTCCGCAGGGACAGTCCATACCCCGGCTGCATTCACCGTCCCGTCGCTGACTTTCCATTTATAGGTCAACTTGTCGCCATCAGCATCATGGGCAACGGCCTCCAATTTGACCTTATCCCCGGCTTTGACCTGTTGCGGCACAATGAGACGATCAATAATCGGTTGGCTATTGGTCATTTCTGTATCGTCACCGCACCCCGCCACGAAGAGTGCCCCTATCATAACGAGAAACGTGAAAAACATGAAGATTTCTTCCATTTTCATGAGAAGCCCCTTTCCGTGTCCATTGTTGAGGGGTCAAAAATGTCTCAAATCGGTGTATGACTGAACTTTTTACCCTAGATAATTGGATGCTTCATGATATTTGTCAAGCAAAGAGATGTGCTGTTTTGCTGGGTTCTGTTGACATTTTGGTGTCGAGATATGAATCTCGAGCTATAGGCTACTTGAGATGTGATAGGTAATAGAAATGCAGGCGTGCATGACTGATTAACACATACTATTCGACCGCTCCAATCGCTGCGGCTTGGGGTGCACGGGTTGGAATTTTTTGCTGCGCTTGCTTATCTTCTGGCACA is part of the Candidatus Poribacteria bacterium genome and harbors:
- a CDS encoding formylglycine-generating enzyme family protein, producing MKMEEIFMFFTFLVMIGALFVAGCGDDTEMTNSQPIIDRLIVPQQVKAGDKVKLEAVAHDADGDKLTYKWKVSDGTVNAAGVWTVPAEATNATVLVHVSDGVNEAVESSKISIEILPPLEPIAPEGMVSIPAGEFLMGTDDPWLARFTRMDDEQPAHTVYVNAFFMDQHEVTNLEYQQFVRANPSWQKDKIDERFYDRNYLKDWQGNAYPTGKTRHPVVHVSWYAAMAYAQWQGKRLPTEAEWEYAARGGLSGKKFSWGDEFDYDQVHIARAAGDNTRTTGDTAKVGEYPPNGYGLYDMAGNVWEWCLDEYNADFYSTSPRENPFAGANGLDWVISNFTEVKSNRVLRGGSWYDVWTDQRVTNRSSKEPLKAYFDTGFRCVKAQ